Proteins found in one Quercus robur chromosome 2, dhQueRobu3.1, whole genome shotgun sequence genomic segment:
- the LOC126712610 gene encoding protein PLASTID MOVEMENT IMPAIRED 1, translating to MAAEYSGKRNSNTQILEELEALSQSLYQSHTSTTRRTASLALPRSSVPSVPSADEIGIVKVEEQSKNNKSRRRMSLSPWRSRPKLDDESEHKDSVKIANQPEVKRLDERTTSSAEKKGIWNWKPIRALSHIGKHKLSCLFSVEVVTVQGLPASMNGLRLSVCVRKKETKDGAVHTMPSRVSQGAADFEETLFVRCHVYCSSGSGKQQLQFEPRPFWIYVFAVDAAELDFGRSSVDLSQLIEESVEKSYEGTRVRQWDTSFNLSGKAKGGEVLLKLGFQIMEKDGEIGIYRKAEELRSDKSKIFSSSFARNQSKISFSVPSPKMSSRKEAWSPSQTGATRRDLQGIDDLNLDEPAPAPAPASASAPSSTPSIPKKEEPETKIEDLDLPDFEVVDKGVEVQEKEEDAEGQSEKSVEERSVSSEVVKEVVHDQVHLTRLTELDSIAQQIKALESMMGDEKIVKTEEETESPRLDADEENVTREFLQMLEEEEAKPYKLNQPEFPPLQLEGTEDSTESESNVYLPDLGKGLGCVVQTRNGGYLAAMNPLDTTVARKDDPKLAMQISKPFVLPSHQSVTGFELFQKMAAMGLEELSSQVLSLMPMDELLGKTAEQIAFEGIASAIIQGRNREGASSSAARTIAAVKLIATAMSTGRKERISTGIWNVNEEPLTAEEVLAFSMQKIEAMAVEALKIQADMVEEEAPFYVSALNSKTVGSGGNDQSHPLASAVPLEDWIKNYSLATPESEPGDPSDITIAVVVQLRDPIRRYEAVGGPVIALVHATGTNIPVDKYEDEKKFKIMSLHVGGLKVRTSGKRHVWDTEKLRLTAMQWLVAYGLGKAGKKGKHVLVKGQDLFWSISSRVMADMWLKPIRNPDVRFAK from the coding sequence ATGGCAGCAGAGTACTCAGGCAAGAGGAATTCCAATACTCAGATCTTGGAAGAACTTGAGGCACTCAGCCAATCACTCTACCAATCACATACTTCCACCACCAGAAGAACTGCCTCCCTTGCTCTTCCTCGAAGTTCTGTTCCTTCAGTCCCATCTGCTGATGAGATTGGCATAGTTAAGGTTGAGGAACAATCCAAGAATAACAAATCACGAAGACGTATGTCCTTGTCTCCATGGCGTTCCCGGCCAAAGCTTGATGATGAAAGCGAGCATAAGGATAGTGTTAAGATAGCAAATCAGCCAGAGGTCAAAAGGTTGGATGAAAGAACAACTTCTTCAGCAGAGAAGAAGGGAATTTGGAATTGGAAGCCAATACGAGCTCTCTCCCATATTGGAAAGCATAAATTGAGCTGCTTGTTTTCTGTTGAAGTTGTCACTGTCCAAGGCCTTCCAGCTTCAATGAATGGCCTTCGGCTCTCTGTATGTGTcagaaagaaggaaacaaagGATGGAGCTGTTCATACCATGCCTTCAAGAGTTTCACAAGGAGCTGCTGATTTTGAAGAGACCTTATTTGTCAGGTGCCATGTATATTGCAGTTCGGGAAGTGGAAAGCAGCAGCTTCAATTCGAGCCGCGTCCATTTTGGATATATGTGTTTGCTGTTGATGCTGCAGAGCTTGATTTTGGAAGAAGTTCAGTGGATTTGAGTCAACTTATTGAGGAATCTGTGGAGAAGAGCTATGAAGGTACAAGAGTTCGGCAGTGGGACACAAGTTTCAATCTATCGGGAAAGGCAAAAGGAGGAGAAGTACTTTTGAAACTGGGGTTCCAGATTATGGAGAAAGATGGAGAAATTGGAATCTATAGGAAGGCTGAGGAATTGAGGTcagataaatctaaaattttctcATCTTCTTTTGCCAGAAATCAGTCAAAAATATCCTTTAGTGTCCCTAGTCCAAAGATGTCAAGCCGAAAGGAAGCTTGGAGTCCTTCACAGACAGGAGCAACAAGAAGAGATCTTCAAGGAATTGATGACTTGAATCTTGATGAGCCAGCCCCAGCCCCAGCTCCAGCTTCAGCTTCAGCTCCATCATCCACTCCCTCTATTCCAAAGAAGGAAGAGCCAGAAACAAAGATAGAAGATCTTGACCTCCCTGACTTTGAAGTTGTGGATAAAGGAGTTGAGgttcaagaaaaagaggaggaTGCAGAAGGTCAATCTGAAAAATCAGTTGAAGAAAGATCAGTGTCAAGTGAGGTAGTCAAAGAAGTTGTGCATGATCAAGTACATCTCACAAGATTAACTGAGCTTGATTCGATTGCTCAACAAATAAAAGCTCTTGAGTCTATGATGGGAGacgaaaaaattgtcaaaacggAGGAAGAAACTGAATCACCAAGACTGGATGCAGATGAAGAAAACGTGACAAGGGAATTTCTCCAGATGcttgaggaagaagaagctAAGCCATATAAATTAAATCAACCTGAATTTCCACCTCTCCAGCTTGAAGGAACCGAGGATTCAACAGAATCTGAATCCAATGTGTACCTCCCAGACCTTGGTAAGGGCTTAGGCTGTGTAGTCCAAACCAGGAATGGGGGCTACTTAGCTGCCATGAATCCTTTAGATACTACAGTTGCAAGGAAAGATGATCCAAAGCTAGCCATGCAAATATCAAAACCATTTGTCCTACCATCACATCAATCTGTAACTGGGTTTGAATTGTTTCAGAAAATGGCAGCTATGGGGCTAGAGGAACTCAGCTCACAAGTTTTGTCTTTGATGCCCATGGATGAACTGCTAGGAAAAACTGCAGAACAGATAGCCTTTGAAGGCATTGCTTCTGCAATAATCCAAGGGAGAAACAGAGAAGGTGCTAGCTCAAGTGCTGCTCGTACAATTGCTGCAGTAAAACTCATAGCAACTGCAATGAGTACAGGCAGGAAAGAGAGAATTTCAACAGGAATTTGGAATGTGAATGAAGAACCATTGACTGCAGAGGAAGTTCTGGCATTCTCCATGCAGAAAATTGAGGCCATGGCAGTTGAAGCCTTAAAAATTCAGGCTGATATGGTTGAGGAAGAAGCCCCATTTTATGTTTCTGCACTCAATAGCAAGACTGTTGGAAGTGGTGGAAATGATCAGAGTCACCCCCTGGCTTCTGCTGTTCCACTTGAGGATTGGATAAAAAACTATAGCTTGGCTACTCCTGAAAGTGAGCCAGGGGATCCATCAGATATCACAATAGCAGTGGTTGTCCAGTTGCGGGATCCAATAAGGAGATATGAGGCAGTCGGAGGACCTGTGATAGCACTTGTTCATGCCACAGGTACTAACATCCCAGTGGATAAGTATGAAGatgaaaagaaattcaaaataatgagTTTACATGTTGGAGGCTTGAAGGTTAGGACGAGTGGGAAAAGACATGTGTGGGATACTGAGAAGCTGAGGCTGACTGCAATGCAGTGGCTGGTTGCATATGGTTTGGGAAAGGCagggaaaaaaggaaaacatgTGCTGGTAAAGGGGCAAGATTTGTTTTGGAGCATTTCCTCACGAGTAATGGCTGACATGTGGCTCAAACCAATCAGAAATCCAGACGTAAGGTTTGCAAAGTAG